A window of the Lactuca sativa cultivar Salinas chromosome 5, Lsat_Salinas_v11, whole genome shotgun sequence genome harbors these coding sequences:
- the LOC111903518 gene encoding phosphatidylinositol/phosphatidylcholine transfer protein SFH9 isoform X1 encodes MPALNQEDMSSHLGTFGDDNRRNRVRSLKKKAMVASTRPLNALKPRSNMRVSNCQFASISIDDVRDEEEEKVVNAFRQILIEKDLLPHRHDDYHTLLRFLKARKFDIDKAFQMWTEMLNWRKDFGADSILKDFVYNEYEEVQSYYPHGYHGVDKEGRPIYIERLGKVDPTKLMNVTTVDRFLRYHVQGFEKAFSEKFPACSVAARRHIDSCTTILDVHGMNWMSFGKVAHDLVMRMQRIDGDNYPETLHQMYIVNAGNGFKLLWNTAKGFLDPRTTSKIHVLGTKYQNKLLEVIDSSQLPSFLGGTCSCPNEGGCLRSDKGPWHDQELMKLISTEDSDKNGRFYDDSNLEVKSIVSETTNREVSHDSVFQTRVPRRSMSLHLRNSVNKPPVSNKTRVDRVVSNTQIDATPRTDEVTRTRRMEEESTVKKAFGFIYEVLVYTFLLIFGLLKLLATNIMKVLKTEETSSPQFVNDSSRLEKEKELLHPCEEKLKKLEAMVAELSSKPSRIPQEKDEMLVESMNRIRCMEYDLQKTKKALFATASKQMELEESIETLRGDTLNKTNSCWVRRTKSASSGRWQ; translated from the exons ATGCCAG CCTTGAATCAAGAAGATATGAGCAGTCATTTGGGGACATTTGGGGATGATAACAGAAGGAATCGAGTTAGATCTTTGAAGAAGAAAGCAATGGTAGCATCAACAAGACCTTTAAATGCACTCAAACCAAGAAGTAATATGCGTGTTTCAAATTGCCAGTTTGCTTCAATTTCAATAGATGATGTTAGAGATGAAGAGGAAGAGAAGGTAGTGAATGCTTTTCGCCAAATCTTGATTGAAAAAGACTTACTTCCTCATCGTCATGATGATTACCACACGTTATTAAG ATTCTTGAAGGCAAGGAAATTCGATATTGACAAGGCATTTCAAATGTGGACTGAAATGCTCAATTGGAGGAAAGACTTTGGCGCTGATTCTATCTTAAAG GATTTTGTATATAATGAATATGAAGAGGTTCAAAGCTACTATCCACACGGGTATCATGGGGTAGACAAAGAGGGACGACCTATTTACATTGAAAGACTAGGAAAAGTGGACCCCACTAAGCTTATGAATGTCACAACAGTTGACAGATTTTTAAGGTATCATGTACAAGGTTTTGAGAAAGCTTTTTCCGAGAAGTTTCCAGCATGTTCTGTTGCTGCTAGAAGACATATAGATTCTTGCACAACCATATTGGATGTTCATGGCATG AATTGGATGAGTTTTGGAAAAGTTGCACATGATTTGGTTATGCGGATGCAAAGAATAGATGGAGATAACTATCCTGAG ACGTTACATCAAATGTACATTGTTAATGCGGGTAACGGGTTCAAGTTATTGTGGAATACAGCAAAAGGGTTTCTTGATCCAAGAACAACATCGAAGATACAT GTTCTTGGCACCAAGTATCAGAACAAGTTGTTGGAAGTTATTGATTCAAG CCAATTGCCCAGTTTTCTTGGTGGAACATGTTCATGCCCTAATGAAGGTGGATGCTTGAGATCAGACAAAGGTCCTTGGCATGATCAAGAATTGATGAAG CTAATTAGCACGGAAGATTCAGATAAAAATGGTAGATTTTATGACGATTCTAATCTAGAGGTGAAGTCAATTGTTTCTGAG ACCACAAATCGTGAAGTCTCCCATGACTCTGTATTCCAAACCCGTGTTCCAAGAAGATCAATGTCTCTCCATCTAAGG AACTCGGTAAACAAGCCACCTGTTTCCAATAAAACAAGAGTTGATCGAGTGGTTTCCAATACTCAAATTGATGCTACTCCAAGAA CAGATGAAGTGACACGAACAAGAAGGATGGAAGAAGAATCAACTGTAAAGAAAGCTTTCGGATTTATATATGAAGTTTTAGTGTATACGTTTCTTCTTATTTTTGGGTTGTTGAAACTTTTAGCAACAAACATCATGAAAGTGTTAAAAACCGAGGAAACTTCTTCACCCCAATTTGTGAATGATTCAAGTCGTTTGGAAAAGGAAAAAGAGCTTTTGCATCCGTGTGAGGAGAAATTGAAAAAACTTGAAGCAATGGTGGCTGAGCTTTCAAGTAAACCTTCTAGAATCCCACAAGAAAAAGACGAAATGCTTGTTGAATCGATGAATCGTATACGATGCATGGAGTATGACttgcaaaaaacaaaaaaa GCTTTATTTGCAACGGCTTCAAAACAAATGGAACTTGAGGAGTCAATCGAGACCCTAAGAGGGGATACGTTAAAT AAAACAAATTCGTGTTGGGTGAGACGTACAAAATCAGCCTCGAGTGGAAGATGGCAGTGA
- the LOC111903518 gene encoding phosphatidylinositol/phosphatidylcholine transfer protein SFH9 isoform X2, whose amino-acid sequence MPALNQEDMSSHLGTFGDDNRRNRVRSLKKKAMVASTRPLNALKPRSNMRVSNCQFASISIDDVRDEEEEKVVNAFRQILIEKDLLPHRHDDYHTLLRFLKARKFDIDKAFQMWTEMLNWRKDFGADSILKDFVYNEYEEVQSYYPHGYHGVDKEGRPIYIERLGKVDPTKLMNVTTVDRFLRYHVQGFEKAFSEKFPACSVAARRHIDSCTTILDVHGMNWMSFGKVAHDLVMRMQRIDGDNYPETLHQMYIVNAGNGFKLLWNTAKGFLDPRTTSKIHVLGTKYQNKLLEVIDSSQLPSFLGGTCSCPNEGGCLRSDKGPWHDQELMKLISTEDSDKNGRFYDDSNLEVKSIVSETTNREVSHDSVFQTRVPRRSMSLHLRNSVNKPPVSNKTRVDRVVSNTQIDATPRNEVTRTRRMEEESTVKKAFGFIYEVLVYTFLLIFGLLKLLATNIMKVLKTEETSSPQFVNDSSRLEKEKELLHPCEEKLKKLEAMVAELSSKPSRIPQEKDEMLVESMNRIRCMEYDLQKTKKALFATASKQMELEESIETLRGDTLNKTNSCWVRRTKSASSGRWQ is encoded by the exons ATGCCAG CCTTGAATCAAGAAGATATGAGCAGTCATTTGGGGACATTTGGGGATGATAACAGAAGGAATCGAGTTAGATCTTTGAAGAAGAAAGCAATGGTAGCATCAACAAGACCTTTAAATGCACTCAAACCAAGAAGTAATATGCGTGTTTCAAATTGCCAGTTTGCTTCAATTTCAATAGATGATGTTAGAGATGAAGAGGAAGAGAAGGTAGTGAATGCTTTTCGCCAAATCTTGATTGAAAAAGACTTACTTCCTCATCGTCATGATGATTACCACACGTTATTAAG ATTCTTGAAGGCAAGGAAATTCGATATTGACAAGGCATTTCAAATGTGGACTGAAATGCTCAATTGGAGGAAAGACTTTGGCGCTGATTCTATCTTAAAG GATTTTGTATATAATGAATATGAAGAGGTTCAAAGCTACTATCCACACGGGTATCATGGGGTAGACAAAGAGGGACGACCTATTTACATTGAAAGACTAGGAAAAGTGGACCCCACTAAGCTTATGAATGTCACAACAGTTGACAGATTTTTAAGGTATCATGTACAAGGTTTTGAGAAAGCTTTTTCCGAGAAGTTTCCAGCATGTTCTGTTGCTGCTAGAAGACATATAGATTCTTGCACAACCATATTGGATGTTCATGGCATG AATTGGATGAGTTTTGGAAAAGTTGCACATGATTTGGTTATGCGGATGCAAAGAATAGATGGAGATAACTATCCTGAG ACGTTACATCAAATGTACATTGTTAATGCGGGTAACGGGTTCAAGTTATTGTGGAATACAGCAAAAGGGTTTCTTGATCCAAGAACAACATCGAAGATACAT GTTCTTGGCACCAAGTATCAGAACAAGTTGTTGGAAGTTATTGATTCAAG CCAATTGCCCAGTTTTCTTGGTGGAACATGTTCATGCCCTAATGAAGGTGGATGCTTGAGATCAGACAAAGGTCCTTGGCATGATCAAGAATTGATGAAG CTAATTAGCACGGAAGATTCAGATAAAAATGGTAGATTTTATGACGATTCTAATCTAGAGGTGAAGTCAATTGTTTCTGAG ACCACAAATCGTGAAGTCTCCCATGACTCTGTATTCCAAACCCGTGTTCCAAGAAGATCAATGTCTCTCCATCTAAGG AACTCGGTAAACAAGCCACCTGTTTCCAATAAAACAAGAGTTGATCGAGTGGTTTCCAATACTCAAATTGATGCTACTCCAAGAA ATGAAGTGACACGAACAAGAAGGATGGAAGAAGAATCAACTGTAAAGAAAGCTTTCGGATTTATATATGAAGTTTTAGTGTATACGTTTCTTCTTATTTTTGGGTTGTTGAAACTTTTAGCAACAAACATCATGAAAGTGTTAAAAACCGAGGAAACTTCTTCACCCCAATTTGTGAATGATTCAAGTCGTTTGGAAAAGGAAAAAGAGCTTTTGCATCCGTGTGAGGAGAAATTGAAAAAACTTGAAGCAATGGTGGCTGAGCTTTCAAGTAAACCTTCTAGAATCCCACAAGAAAAAGACGAAATGCTTGTTGAATCGATGAATCGTATACGATGCATGGAGTATGACttgcaaaaaacaaaaaaa GCTTTATTTGCAACGGCTTCAAAACAAATGGAACTTGAGGAGTCAATCGAGACCCTAAGAGGGGATACGTTAAAT AAAACAAATTCGTGTTGGGTGAGACGTACAAAATCAGCCTCGAGTGGAAGATGGCAGTGA